One Streptomyces sp. L2 genomic window carries:
- a CDS encoding DEAD/DEAH box helicase: MQRIPTAPSSELSRLTHCCTVFLPSEPARAGRMAFWRPDGGEPPASAHEPYEDLDVILPVRGGTAVERVTLPALLLPVRTALPLLTRARTDPASPPSTAFWATAGQLALHFLARGLLLPGLSPGDHDAWRVGPLSARDGGLVRELAAAMPPQAHAVPLGAGTSPRLPRPERLLRAFLDAIADTLPRSSAAAMVTGTAAYAAHEPRSLPGLRAWADDIAACHEAGVRLSLRVEAQGLHEAADADAVRFRVVPQVHGTSGSSALADAADLWADSPHTREAFGAHARTRTLLALRRAARAWPALTPLLSAAVPDVLDLADDEVTELLGAGGQALDAAGVDVHWPAALSRGLTTQAAFGPAEDGTSTGKEGAALPSFLPSDSRLALRWCFTLDGHELTREELDRLAQAQRPLVRLRDGWVLLDPREAHRARAREHRSVTPVEALAAALTGSTEVDGRRVAVRPTGWAARLRERLAQPESAESVTQPPGLAATLRDYQLRGLGWLARTTALGLGCCLADDMGLGKTVTLIALHLHRQADASTAGPTLVVCPASLLGNWQREIERFAPGVPVRRFHGSGRDAGTPADGEFVLTTYGTMRLDAERLGRVPWGMVVADEAQHVKNPYSATARALRSLGARARVALTGTPVENNLTELWAILDWTTPGLLGRLAGFRARYAQPVEGARDPAAAERLARLVGPFLLRRRKSDPGIAPELPPKTETDHPVSLTPEQAGLYEALVRETLDRISHTDDMTRRGLIVKLLTGLKQICNHPAQFLKEDDPVLGGRSGKLELLDELLGTILAEGSGVLVFTQYVRMARLLERHLTARGVPSQLLHGGTPVAEREALVRRFQDGAAPVFLLSLKAAGTGLNLTRADHVVHYDRWWNPAVEAQATDRAYRIGQTRPVQVHRLIAEGTVEDRIAEMLGRKRELADAVLGSGGTGPAELTELTDAELAALVELRGEAR; the protein is encoded by the coding sequence GTGCAGAGGATTCCCACGGCACCATCCTCCGAGCTGTCCCGACTGACCCACTGCTGCACCGTGTTCCTGCCGTCCGAACCCGCGCGTGCGGGCCGGATGGCCTTCTGGCGGCCCGACGGCGGGGAACCTCCGGCTTCCGCGCACGAGCCGTACGAGGACCTTGACGTGATCCTGCCCGTCCGGGGAGGGACGGCTGTCGAGCGGGTGACCCTGCCCGCGCTGCTCCTGCCGGTGCGAACTGCCCTGCCGCTGCTCACCCGGGCGCGCACCGATCCCGCGAGCCCCCCGTCCACCGCCTTCTGGGCGACGGCCGGTCAGCTGGCCCTGCACTTCCTGGCGCGCGGCCTGCTGCTGCCCGGCCTCTCCCCCGGTGATCACGACGCCTGGCGGGTGGGGCCGCTGTCCGCGCGCGACGGGGGACTGGTCCGGGAACTCGCCGCCGCCATGCCGCCTCAGGCGCACGCCGTACCGCTCGGCGCGGGCACATCGCCCCGGCTGCCCCGTCCGGAACGGCTGCTCCGCGCCTTCCTGGACGCGATCGCCGACACGCTACCGCGCTCCTCCGCGGCGGCGATGGTCACGGGCACCGCCGCCTACGCCGCCCACGAACCGCGGTCCCTGCCGGGACTGCGCGCGTGGGCCGACGACATCGCGGCGTGCCACGAGGCGGGCGTACGGCTCTCCCTGCGCGTCGAAGCGCAGGGACTGCACGAGGCCGCGGACGCCGATGCCGTGCGGTTCCGAGTGGTCCCACAGGTGCACGGCACGAGTGGATCCTCCGCCCTCGCGGATGCCGCCGACCTGTGGGCCGACTCCCCCCACACGCGGGAGGCGTTCGGCGCGCACGCGCGGACACGGACGCTGCTGGCCCTGCGCCGGGCCGCCCGCGCCTGGCCGGCCCTGACACCGCTGCTGTCCGCGGCCGTCCCCGACGTCCTGGACCTGGCCGACGACGAGGTCACCGAACTGCTGGGCGCGGGAGGGCAGGCCCTGGACGCCGCGGGGGTCGACGTGCACTGGCCCGCGGCGCTGTCCCGCGGGCTCACGACTCAGGCAGCCTTCGGGCCGGCCGAGGACGGGACGTCGACCGGGAAGGAGGGGGCGGCCCTGCCCTCGTTCCTCCCCAGCGACAGCCGGCTGGCGTTGCGCTGGTGCTTCACCCTCGACGGCCACGAGCTGACCCGGGAGGAACTCGACCGGCTCGCGCAGGCCCAGCGCCCCCTCGTGCGGTTGCGCGACGGATGGGTGCTGCTCGACCCGCGGGAGGCACATCGCGCCCGCGCGCGGGAGCACCGCTCCGTCACACCGGTGGAGGCACTGGCAGCCGCTCTGACGGGCTCCACCGAGGTCGACGGCCGACGCGTCGCGGTGCGGCCCACGGGATGGGCCGCACGGCTCCGGGAGCGGCTCGCCCAGCCGGAGTCGGCGGAGTCCGTGACGCAGCCACCGGGGCTGGCCGCCACACTGCGGGACTACCAGTTGCGCGGCCTCGGCTGGCTGGCCCGGACGACCGCCCTGGGGCTCGGCTGCTGCCTGGCCGACGACATGGGGCTGGGCAAGACGGTCACGCTGATCGCTCTCCATCTGCACCGGCAGGCCGACGCCTCGACGGCCGGTCCCACGCTCGTGGTCTGTCCGGCGTCCCTCCTCGGCAACTGGCAGCGTGAGATCGAGAGGTTCGCTCCCGGCGTCCCGGTGCGCCGGTTCCACGGGTCCGGGCGCGACGCCGGCACCCCGGCCGACGGGGAGTTCGTCCTGACGACCTACGGCACGATGCGCCTGGATGCCGAGCGGCTCGGCCGCGTGCCGTGGGGCATGGTCGTCGCCGACGAGGCGCAGCACGTGAAGAACCCGTACTCGGCGACGGCGAGGGCGCTGCGTTCCCTCGGCGCACGCGCACGCGTGGCGCTCACCGGCACCCCGGTGGAGAACAACCTGACGGAGTTGTGGGCGATCCTGGACTGGACGACACCGGGACTGCTGGGCCGCCTCGCCGGCTTCCGCGCACGGTACGCGCAGCCCGTCGAGGGCGCCCGGGATCCCGCCGCCGCCGAACGACTGGCCCGGCTCGTGGGACCGTTCCTGCTGCGACGCCGCAAGTCGGACCCGGGCATCGCGCCGGAACTGCCACCGAAGACCGAGACCGATCACCCGGTGTCGCTCACCCCCGAACAGGCGGGACTGTACGAGGCGTTGGTCCGCGAGACGCTGGACCGGATCTCGCACACCGACGACATGACCCGACGGGGCCTGATCGTGAAGCTGCTGACCGGTCTCAAGCAGATCTGCAATCACCCGGCGCAGTTCCTCAAGGAAGACGATCCGGTGCTCGGCGGACGGTCCGGGAAGCTGGAACTGCTGGACGAATTGCTCGGCACGATCCTCGCGGAGGGCTCGGGCGTGCTGGTGTTCACGCAGTACGTGCGGATGGCCCGCCTGCTGGAACGGCATCTGACGGCCCGTGGGGTGCCCTCGCAGCTGCTCCACGGCGGCACCCCGGTCGCCGAGCGCGAGGCCCTGGTACGCCGGTTCCAGGACGGCGCCGCGCCCGTGTTCCTGCTGAGCCTGAAGGCGGCGGGGACAGGGCTCAATCTCACCCGGGCCGACCATGTCGTGCACTACGACCGCTGGTGGAACCCGGCCGTCGAGGCACAGGCGACGGACCGCGCGTACCGCATCGGGCAGACCCGCCCGGTGCAGGTGCACCGGCTGATCGCCGAGGGCACCGTGGAGGACCGCATCGCGGAGATGCTCGGACGCAAGCGGGAGCTGGCGGACGCGGTGCTCGGCTCCGGCGGGACCGGTCCGGCAGAACTGACCGAACTGACGGACGCGGAACTGGCCGCACTGGTGGAACTGCGCGGGGAGGCACGATGA
- a CDS encoding SWF or SNF family helicase, producing MSHDQQEHDRDPVCTFPVLPPARGRAFAQSWWGLAWLRALEDGALDGAAVKSGRRLARAGAVGAVTVRPGRVTAVVRDARNTAHRADILVPQLSEEQWVRFLDHAVEQAGHLAALLDRELPPHLIEDAAVSGVDLLPGIGELEPECDCDAWDHCGHTAALCLQVARLLDEDPFALLLMRGRERGTFLQELHVRSTAPRKTPSESATETGTGTGAETETGAETEADGVDAAEAWAAAGILPPLPALPPLPDTPGVPPSLDTGAPPAPGVDPAALEHLARRTTVEAYRLFGQVPEAPSPAELPAAQDAVRLADGAPPDTVADRLAEGSGRGREGLAVAVRAWRVGGVTALGMLDEEWQVTGDALARARAALEEAWEADERPPFQVHGNHWTVPGEPAQLRLGQDGRWWPYRDENGRWAPAGDPDRDPSTALATARLVSEKEPGPDGM from the coding sequence ATGAGTCACGACCAGCAGGAGCACGACCGCGATCCGGTGTGCACGTTTCCCGTTCTGCCGCCCGCGCGTGGGCGCGCGTTCGCGCAGAGCTGGTGGGGGCTCGCCTGGCTGCGGGCGCTGGAGGACGGCGCCCTGGACGGGGCCGCCGTGAAGTCGGGGCGCAGGCTCGCGCGGGCGGGTGCCGTAGGCGCCGTGACGGTACGCCCGGGCCGCGTCACGGCCGTGGTGCGGGATGCCAGGAACACGGCTCACCGCGCGGACATCCTGGTGCCGCAGCTGTCGGAGGAGCAGTGGGTCCGTTTTCTGGACCATGCGGTGGAGCAGGCCGGGCACCTGGCCGCGCTCCTCGACCGGGAGCTGCCCCCGCACCTCATCGAGGACGCGGCGGTGAGCGGTGTCGACCTCCTGCCCGGGATCGGTGAGCTGGAGCCGGAGTGCGACTGCGACGCGTGGGACCACTGCGGGCACACGGCCGCCCTGTGTCTCCAGGTGGCGCGGCTGCTCGACGAGGATCCTTTCGCGCTTCTGCTGATGCGCGGCCGGGAAAGGGGAACGTTCCTGCAGGAGCTGCACGTGCGCAGCACAGCACCCCGGAAGACACCGTCGGAGAGCGCAACAGAGACGGGGACGGGGACAGGGGCCGAGACGGAGACGGGGGCAGAGACGGAGGCCGACGGCGTGGACGCGGCCGAGGCCTGGGCGGCGGCCGGCATCCTGCCGCCGCTGCCGGCCCTGCCCCCGCTGCCGGACACGCCCGGTGTGCCGCCGTCCCTCGACACCGGGGCCCCGCCGGCGCCCGGTGTCGACCCGGCGGCGTTGGAGCACCTGGCCAGGCGGACGACCGTAGAGGCGTACCGGCTGTTCGGGCAGGTTCCGGAGGCTCCCTCGCCGGCCGAGTTGCCGGCGGCTCAGGACGCCGTGCGCCTCGCCGACGGGGCGCCGCCCGATACGGTCGCCGACCGGCTCGCCGAGGGGTCGGGGCGTGGCCGCGAAGGCCTGGCGGTCGCCGTCAGGGCCTGGCGGGTGGGAGGCGTGACGGCCCTGGGGATGCTCGACGAGGAGTGGCAGGTGACGGGAGACGCCCTGGCACGCGCGCGTGCGGCTCTGGAAGAGGCCTGGGAGGCGGACGAGCGGCCGCCGTTCCAGGTGCACGGCAACCACTGGACCGTGCCCGGAGAGCCGGCCCAGCTGCGCCTGGGACAGGACGGCCGCTGGTGGCCGTACCGCGACGAGAACGGCCGCTGGGCCCCTGCGGGAGACCCGGACCGGGACCCGTCGACCGCCTTGGCGACGGCGCGGCTCGTCTCGGAGAAGGAGCCGGGGCCGGACGGCATGTGA